The window GTATCATGGAACCAACTACTATTGGATTCAATAGTCGTTTGATTTGTTCAGATTTCAATACAGCTATGACAATTTCACGTGCCTGTAATTCACCTTCAAGCATTGATACTAATTTAAGTAGATCAGGTCTACTCAAATCTAGTTTTGAATTACGCTGAATAATAGTGGGGcaggttgaaaaaaatgaattttaattaaaataatataaaatcggtatattttcaatttataattACTTTCAATgttgtattgaaaaaagacATGGCTGTCTAATGTGGCAATTGAACGTCCACGTTCGAaatgaatgggaaaaaaacgtaaaacatataaataaacaataaagtaaacaaaaaaaaaatttgttttttatcggacaaaaaaaaacatctaaCATTTAGATGGATCCTCTCATGACGGGTCACatgaatgagaatgatgatgatgaatataaaacaacaacaatcaaaatcaatggaaCAGAatctatcatcatattctATAGTGTAGTATATACAGAGTCTCACTATATTCAATTGACAATTCCATTCAGTCACATATATAACACAAGCTATGCTTCTGGTTTTGAGCTCAAGcttttgatggtgatgatgatgaacatcgtCAAATATAGCCCCTCCCATCTTGTCCTATTCTCTATGGACaggataatcattatcatttatttttttctcatttcatcaCAAGATGTCAGTAAATTCAATATCGATAGAATCCAATATTTTGTACTGATGCTGTTTAatgcatgaaaaaaaacacgcgTGCTTTTTATTCCcgtgaattttgtttttgttttgtaattGTAAAAATTTGCAAAAGCCGATTACAcaggtgaaaaaaatgaccaaaggATTTCACAGTAAGTTTTTCAATCACCGGATTTTCctattttgaaaacaaaaaaaaaattaattgaaaatttttttctttagaaAAACCAAGTAAACGAATACCGGCCAAACGGCGGTAtaaaatcgagaaaaaagtTCGTGATCATAATCGAAAATTAcgaaaagaattgaaaaagaaaacaacgGCAAGAAATAAACGCAAAGATCCTGGAATTCCGAATAGTTTACCGTTTAAGGAAcagattttgaatgaaattcaagaACATAAGAAAATTGCCGAAGAAATTAAACAAGTGcaaaaaatgcaaatgaagaaaaatcgtCAGGCTAAACTACAGGAATCTGATGAAGATAAACGTAAACGTGATTTTGAAGCATTGCTTAAGAATGCCGAAAAACGAGCTGCTGATTTCGAGAATAAAACCACTGTTGAAGAATATTTGATCACtgaaaattccatttcaaCTTCGAACACGAAATCATTTTATAAAGATGTTCAAAAAGTGATTGAAGCTTCCGACATCATAATCCAGGTTGTCGATGCACGTGATCCGCTTGGTACACgttgttttgaaattgaagaaattatATCAAAAGATTATccagataaaaaaatcattttattaatgaacaaatgtGATCTTGTTCCGAAAAACAATCTGATTAAATGGTTACAATATTTACGAAATTATTTTATAACCATCCCGTTTAAAGCATCTACACAGAATCAGAAACAAAATCTAAGTACAAGTAAAGTGAATATATTGTATAGTTCGGATGAGCTGATGAAATCCAGCAAATGTCTTGGCGTAGATTTTCTGATGAAAATTCTCAATAATTATTGCCACAATAAGAATGTAAAAACATCCATTACAATCGGTATCGTTGGTTTTCCCAATGTTGGTAAATCAAGTGTTATCAATAGCTTGAAACGAACTTATGTTTGTAATGTTGGACCAACGCCTGGACTTACACGTTCGATGCAAATGGTATCGTTGGataagaaaatcaaattaatcgattcacCAGGTATAGTTTTTGCTAAAAATTTGGACAATCAATcctcgtcatcatcatcatcatcatcgatattggCTTTACGTAATgcaatcaatattgataaaCTGAGCGATCCAATATTGCCTGTACAGGCCATTTTGAATCGTGTAAACgccattgatttgattcgaatttatGGTTTAACCGAATTCAATACGgttcaagaatttttgtcATTAATTGCAAAACGTTTTGGAAAAATTGTTAAAGGTGGTCGTTTGGATCTAGAATCATCGGCTAAAAAAGTATTACATGATTGGAATTGTGGTAAATTAAAATATTATACAATACCACCGGAAAATATGGATTCAACAATCGATGTAAAATTTGTTAATGAAATATCAAAAGAATTTGACCTGAATCAGATGACCTATGAACAGATGATGGATGAAAATCTGcaacaatttcaaaacaCACCAATCGATGATACATTTGCAATCAAACCGTTGGTGacgaaaattcaaatgacaaCGGCAACCGATGATGTTTGTATGATGGAACTACAACAAACTCAAACAAATCCATCGACGAGTCGTACTGCGGTCACATCatctgatgatgttgaaatgaaagaagTATCGGGCAtgcaattgaataaaaatattcgaacACAATTTAAGAAGgtgaaaaaacaacgaaaaaaggATGCCAAATTATCCAATCAATTGGAACAGATTAATCTACAAGAGgattatgattttgatgattatttttaatatataaaaagaaaaaaaatttaaatttttgaatttgaataaatttcatttttttttttttttttggttgtccGCTGATGTTTAATGCaacgaattgaatcaattgaattctgATGGTGCTAGAATGtgatgaattaattaattaattttttttcgtttttcatcaaacaaattgacaATTTGTACAATCTAATCACCATTTGAATCCAATCAATCACAATCCGGCTATTTTGacaacaatttgaatttattagtTCAGTGTTCAAcaagaatcaatgaatgaatgaatgaatgaatgaatgaatgaatgaatgaatgaatgttgtcGATTGATGTTCATGAATGTGATGATATGAAAAGTTGGTggcggtgatgatgatgatgatgatgatgaatattccGATATAGTCGTATTCCGAAAAGTAATGAATTTCTATTGAATATAAGCAAGGGAAATgatcagtgtgtgtgtgtttatttgtttgtttactttttgcttgtttttgtcattataattttcatttatattattattgttattattatctcgGTCCCTATGTTGAATTTAAACACAAACGCCAACAActacgatgatgaaaaagaataaagagaacaaaaaaaaaaaatttcaaacaaacttTATAGGTGTTTGGATTGTGAAActtgtctctctctctctctttcatcgacaatattataatgatgatgatgaatcatgtTTCACAagtgcaacaaaaaaaaatgtgattttttttatagaattTCAACATACCAATGATTTCAAAAGAGACAATTCtacacaatgatgaatgattctatttgattttttttttttttgttaataagATTCTCTTATTCTTTCTCATTCGTAATATCAGTTCATCGGTATTATGTTTGCACAACATTCTTATTCAAGTTTTCCGAATTTGTTCAGTCGGTTGTTCGATGAATtcaacgcacacacacacacacaaagatgTAAAAAGCAAATATTggcaaaatgaaattgaaaaaaaagtagagggcaaaaaaaaagaaaaaaaaattttataatttgaacaaaaaaaaccaactaTGCTGTatgtgcacacacacacacacacacacatcagaGGAATCGgcgttggtgatgatgatcatgatgaagtgaatagagaaaaaaatttaaataaggCATTTTGTCATCcggtaaaatttttttttgcatttttttttttttttttggttgttggtCGAAATAAATCTCATCATATTacaaatacaatgatgataggaaaaggaaatgaaacgaaaatctTTGAAGCAagaggtgtgtgtgtgtgtttgtaaattaatttttgtgcCGACGGTAATGTTagataaattaattaattaattaatactGACATGGTGGTtggattataatcaaattcaacacaCAAATCTCATTTCAATGCGTTTTGAAATCGATCAAACTGCTCATGCGTaatataatagaaaaaaaactaaacaaaaaacattcactcttttttgatgaaaaatattgtctcagattgattgaaatttattttttaaaaaaataataatgttgagcACCgaagaatcgaaaaaatgtaTGGAAAAAGTGATTGATAATCTAAAGACGCGAGGAACATTCGATGAATTACGTAAACAATGTATGGCCGATGTCGATATAAAGGTatggatgatgttgattgattcccatttgttttgtattttttttttttatttcaaaaccAAATTTTATTCCTTTCTTTTAGCCATCATATCGTAATCTATTGCAAAGAGTAGAAGgatatgtgaaaaaatttttatatcaacaacattggaGTCCTAGGCTGAATAAAAATCAGCTTCGAAATAGACttcgaaatgaaatcaatgagTATGTacacattttgtttttgctttttaTTAATGTTATCaattatcgatcatcaatatagATCTGATATGCTTCGTAACAATATCAAACATCTTATTGAACAAgtggtgaatgaaaaaattcaaaatgaattccgtaataaaattgatgaagcATTGCATGAATATTTGGGTATCAAAATAGAAGAACCAGAAgtattgaatgaagaaaataaagacGATGATACTATTCtcaataaagaaaatgacaatgaaatgatttcgaATAATAAAGATTTAAATTTATCCGTAAATTCGATAatagatgatcat of the Dermatophagoides farinae isolate YC_2012a chromosome 1, ASM2471394v1, whole genome shotgun sequence genome contains:
- the Ns1 gene encoding nucleostemin 1, coding for MTKGFHKKPSKRIPAKRRYKIEKKVRDHNRKLRKELKKKTTARNKRKDPGIPNSLPFKEQILNEIQEHKKIAEEIKQVQKMQMKKNRQAKLQESDEDKRKRDFEALLKNAEKRAADFENKTTVEEYLITENSISTSNTKSFYKDVQKVIEASDIIIQVVDARDPLGTRCFEIEEIISKDYPDKKIILLMNKCDLVPKNNLIKWLQYLRNYFITIPFKASTQNQKQNLSTSKVNILYSSDELMKSSKCLGVDFLMKILNNYCHNKNVKTSITIGIVGFPNVGKSSVINSLKRTYVCNVGPTPGLTRSMQMVSLDKKIKLIDSPGIVFAKNLDNQSSSSSSSSSILALRNAINIDKLSDPILPVQAILNRVNAIDLIRIYGLTEFNTVQEFLSLIAKRFGKIVKGGRLDLESSAKKVLHDWNCGKLKYYTIPPENMDSTIDVKFVNEISKEFDLNQMTYEQMMDENLQQFQNTPIDDTFAIKPLVTKIQMTTATDDVCMMELQQTQTNPSTSRTAVTSSDDVEMKEVSGMQLNKNIRTQFKKVKKQRKKDAKLSNQLEQINLQEDYDFDDYF